One Streptosporangium sp. NBC_01495 DNA window includes the following coding sequences:
- the rfbA gene encoding glucose-1-phosphate thymidylyltransferase RfbA, with the protein MKGIVLAGGNGTRLFPLTSVTSKQLLAVYNKPMAYYPLSVLMLAGVRDILIISTPSTVPVMRSLLGDGSRLGLNLSYAVQQEPRGIAEAFLIGADHIGDDSSALILGDNVFHGSGFAELLREAGESLDGCTLFGYPVPDPDRYGIGEVDRAGRLVSIEEKPPRPRSNTAITGLYLYDNEVVEIARGLAPSPRGELEITDVNLEYLRRGRAKLIGLSRDHTWFDCGTHDSLLAAGQYVRFIEKYRGERVACLEEIALRMGFIDAEACYRLGAGMRHSNYGRHLTEIAYALD; encoded by the coding sequence CGGTACTCGACTGTTCCCGCTGACCTCGGTGACGTCCAAGCAACTGCTCGCCGTCTACAACAAGCCGATGGCCTACTACCCGCTCTCCGTGCTGATGCTGGCCGGCGTCCGGGACATTTTGATCATCTCCACGCCGTCCACCGTGCCGGTCATGCGGAGCCTGCTCGGTGACGGGTCGAGACTCGGCCTGAACCTGTCCTACGCGGTGCAGCAGGAACCGCGCGGCATCGCCGAGGCGTTCCTGATCGGTGCCGACCACATCGGCGACGACAGCTCGGCGCTGATCCTCGGCGACAACGTCTTCCACGGCTCCGGGTTCGCCGAGCTGCTGCGCGAGGCCGGGGAGTCGCTCGACGGCTGCACCCTGTTCGGCTACCCCGTGCCCGACCCGGACCGGTACGGCATCGGCGAGGTCGACCGCGCGGGCAGGCTGGTCTCCATCGAGGAGAAGCCGCCGCGCCCGCGCTCCAACACCGCGATCACCGGCCTGTACCTCTACGACAACGAGGTCGTCGAGATCGCCCGGGGGCTCGCCCCCTCGCCCCGCGGCGAACTGGAGATCACCGACGTCAACCTCGAATACCTCCGACGGGGCCGGGCGAAACTGATCGGGCTGAGCCGTGACCACACCTGGTTCGACTGCGGCACCCACGACTCCCTGCTGGCCGCCGGCCAGTACGTGCGGTTCATCGAGAAATACCGGGGCGAGCGGGTGGCCTGCCTCGAGGAGATCGCCCTGCGGATGGGCTTCATCGACGCCGAGGCCTGCTACCGGCTCGGCGCCGGCATGCGGCACTCGAACTACGGGCGGCACCTGACCGAGATCGCTTATGCGCTGGACTGA